From Haloglomus litoreum, the proteins below share one genomic window:
- a CDS encoding ATP-binding protein encodes MSSPELDVVEFLLTAAIYTENGSLDERDLPPRYRRVFWSEGEIERPLATTGNTAAAATGVDRPWEAVSGLMFTERDDFSGTLDLSDRDMAESWYVQRVEESRIQDNPTLASHFEDRMEGIDYEHARETNRPVHADRVWIDSLLDEMFDEDDEEMLDLVEVKAPEEVEITMNDLVLTEDQEDEIEKVVKAIEHRDYLAEIGLREIGKLLFVGPPGTGKTSVARALARELELPFVEVKLSMITSQYLGETAKNVDKTFEVAKRLSPCILFMDEFDFVAKTRSSDEHAAIKRAVNTLLKSIDEVSLIQDDVLLIGATNHPDQLDAAAWRRFDEIVNFPKPDRGMRADILDVVTRRMEIEDFDPHEVAELTEGLTGSDLRLVLREAVLDALTEERTTLTQADLRKAVEGFEERDNLKNMDDFDNWKGTRSEGSENGEGASHDHDHDHSDHDHTHESTEVEASSE; translated from the coding sequence ATGAGCAGCCCCGAACTCGATGTCGTCGAGTTTCTCCTCACCGCAGCCATCTACACGGAGAACGGTAGCCTCGACGAGCGCGACCTGCCACCACGGTATCGGCGAGTGTTCTGGTCGGAGGGCGAGATCGAACGGCCGCTGGCGACGACGGGGAACACCGCCGCCGCCGCGACCGGCGTCGACCGCCCGTGGGAGGCCGTCTCCGGGCTGATGTTCACCGAGCGCGACGACTTCTCGGGCACCCTCGACCTCTCGGACCGGGACATGGCGGAGTCGTGGTACGTCCAGCGCGTCGAGGAGAGCCGCATCCAGGACAACCCCACGCTCGCCTCGCACTTCGAGGACCGGATGGAGGGCATCGACTACGAGCACGCCCGGGAGACGAACCGCCCGGTCCACGCCGACCGCGTCTGGATCGACTCCCTGCTGGACGAGATGTTCGACGAGGACGACGAGGAGATGCTCGACCTCGTCGAGGTGAAGGCCCCGGAGGAGGTCGAGATCACGATGAACGACCTCGTCCTCACGGAGGACCAGGAGGACGAGATCGAGAAGGTCGTCAAGGCCATCGAGCACCGCGACTACCTCGCGGAGATCGGCCTGCGCGAGATCGGCAAGCTCCTGTTCGTCGGCCCGCCGGGCACGGGCAAGACCAGCGTCGCGCGGGCGCTCGCCCGGGAACTCGAACTCCCGTTCGTCGAGGTCAAACTGTCGATGATCACCAGCCAGTACCTCGGCGAGACGGCCAAGAACGTCGACAAGACGTTCGAGGTGGCCAAGCGGCTCTCGCCCTGTATCCTGTTCATGGACGAGTTCGACTTCGTCGCGAAGACGCGCTCCTCGGACGAGCACGCCGCCATCAAGCGCGCGGTCAACACGCTCCTGAAGTCCATCGACGAGGTGAGCCTCATCCAGGACGACGTGCTCCTCATCGGCGCGACCAACCATCCCGACCAGCTCGACGCGGCCGCGTGGCGCCGCTTCGACGAGATCGTGAACTTCCCCAAACCCGACCGCGGGATGCGCGCGGACATCCTCGACGTGGTCACCCGGCGGATGGAGATCGAGGACTTCGACCCCCACGAGGTCGCAGAACTCACGGAGGGCCTGACGGGCAGCGACCTCCGGCTCGTCCTCCGGGAGGCCGTCCTGGACGCGCTGACCGAGGAGCGAACCACGCTCACCCAGGCTGACCTCCGGAAGGCCGTCGAGGGGTTCGAGGAGCGTGACAACCTGAAGAACATGGACGACTTCGACAACTGGAAGGGAACCCGCTCGGAGGGGAGCGAGAACGGCGAGGGGGCCTCGCACGACCACGACCACGACCACTCGGACCACGACCACACCCACGAGTCGACCGAGGTCGAGGCGTCCTCCGAGTAG
- a CDS encoding transcription initiation factor IIB yields MSERISTREWDPTETEAEETDETHGCPECGGKLANDTEHGEVVCQDCGLVVDEDNIDRGPEWRAFDAQEKDEKSRVGAPTTNMMHDKGLSTNIDWRDKDAYGNSLSSQQRQKMQRLRKWNERFRTRDSKERNLKQALGEIDRMASALGLPDNVRETASVIYRRALDENLLPGRSIEGVSTSALYAAARQAGVPRSLDEVAGVCRVEKDEIARTYRYVARELGLEIAPADPESYVPRFASDLELSEEAAGRARELLSNAKEAGIHSGKSPVGLAAAAVYAASLLTNEKVTQSEVGEVADISEVTIRNRYHELLEAEQGLAMA; encoded by the coding sequence ATGAGCGAACGAATCAGCACCCGCGAGTGGGACCCCACCGAGACGGAGGCCGAGGAGACCGACGAGACACACGGCTGCCCGGAGTGTGGTGGCAAGCTCGCCAACGACACGGAGCACGGAGAGGTCGTCTGCCAGGACTGCGGCCTGGTGGTCGACGAGGACAACATCGACCGCGGGCCGGAGTGGCGCGCGTTCGACGCCCAGGAGAAGGACGAGAAGAGCCGGGTCGGCGCCCCGACAACGAACATGATGCACGACAAGGGGCTCTCGACCAACATCGACTGGCGCGACAAGGACGCCTACGGCAACAGCCTGTCCAGCCAGCAGCGCCAGAAGATGCAGCGCCTGCGCAAGTGGAACGAGCGCTTCCGCACCCGCGACTCGAAGGAGCGCAACCTCAAGCAGGCACTCGGCGAGATCGACCGCATGGCCAGCGCGCTCGGGCTGCCGGACAACGTCCGCGAGACCGCGAGCGTCATCTACCGCCGCGCGCTCGACGAGAACCTGCTGCCCGGCCGCTCCATCGAGGGCGTCTCGACGAGCGCGCTGTACGCGGCCGCCCGGCAGGCCGGTGTTCCCCGCTCGCTCGACGAGGTGGCGGGCGTCTGCCGCGTCGAGAAGGACGAGATTGCCCGGACCTACCGCTACGTCGCACGCGAACTCGGCCTGGAGATCGCCCCAGCGGATCCCGAGAGCTACGTCCCCCGGTTCGCGTCGGACCTCGAGTTGAGCGAGGAGGCCGCGGGGCGAGCCCGCGAACTCCTCTCGAACGCGAAGGAGGCCGGCATCCACTCCGGGAAGTCGCCGGTCGGGCTGGCGGCCGCCGCCGTCTACGCCGCCTCGCTCCTGACGAACGAGAAGGTGACCCAGAGCGAGGTCGGCGAGGTCGCCGACATCTCCGAGGTCACCATCCGCAACCGCTACCACGAACTGCTCGAGGCAGAGCAGGGACTGGCGATGGCGTGA
- a CDS encoding polysaccharide deacetylase family protein, whose amino-acid sequence MSVGRFGQELLARLGMTARLDRPDYRHRSAVLMYHSVRPADECRPGTSDVAVEEFRSHLEYLTGNFEVVDLPDVRLNDGRGVGRKHVALTFDDGYRDFYTEVRPLLHEFEVPATVFVCPALLDNACPREQVMNTGHMFDVLTSDQVLELADDPLVTVGNHTRTHHNVGAHHDRDIIREEVVGAQRDLEERFGIECDRFCYPNGGFNDTSVPIVRETHEIATMNESRRPLLGSEDPALVPRVDAGLPFRRWRWNMSDLNGELMLAARVAGFDVP is encoded by the coding sequence ATGTCGGTGGGACGGTTCGGCCAGGAACTGCTCGCCCGGCTGGGGATGACCGCCCGCCTCGACCGGCCGGACTACCGCCACCGGAGCGCGGTGCTGATGTACCACTCCGTCCGACCGGCCGACGAGTGCCGACCCGGGACCTCGGACGTGGCCGTCGAGGAGTTCCGGTCCCACCTCGAGTACCTCACCGGCAACTTCGAGGTGGTCGACCTGCCGGACGTCCGGTTGAACGACGGCCGCGGCGTCGGCCGCAAGCACGTCGCGCTCACCTTCGACGACGGCTACCGGGACTTCTACACCGAGGTTCGTCCGCTGCTCCACGAGTTCGAGGTGCCCGCGACGGTGTTCGTCTGCCCGGCGCTGCTGGACAACGCCTGCCCCCGCGAGCAGGTGATGAACACCGGTCACATGTTCGATGTGCTGACCAGCGACCAGGTGCTCGAACTGGCCGACGACCCGCTCGTGACCGTCGGGAACCACACCCGGACCCATCACAACGTGGGCGCCCACCACGACCGCGACATCATCCGCGAGGAGGTCGTCGGCGCCCAGCGCGACCTCGAGGAGCGGTTCGGCATCGAGTGCGACCGCTTCTGCTACCCGAACGGGGGCTTCAACGACACCTCGGTCCCCATCGTCCGCGAGACCCACGAGATCGCGACGATGAACGAGTCCCGGCGGCCGCTGCTGGGCAGCGAGGACCCAGCCCTGGTGCCGCGGGTCGACGCGGGCCTGCCGTTCCGGCGCTGGCGCTGGAACATGAGCGACCTGAACGGCGAGTTGATGCTGGCTGCCCGGGTGGCCGGGTTCGATGTTCCTTGA
- a CDS encoding MBL fold metallo-hydrolase, which produces MEVTLLGTGDTTGTPTPGCACDTCEAARERGVERSRFSVHVHNERTGESLLVDASPDLRQQFLDHDVDLPNEVVISHIHFDHLDGLGNAYRLFPEVPVHAADERDPETGESVAGTVRRRYDYLDTVVVEPRTPFEPFEACGLEVTLVPVDHPPLVCYGLAIEDPETGAKLSLSGDTGYDIPDESLEVLRDPDLLLVDGIVPAHLCEYHPLGGSDEVDGEFMTFGTKHMTFEGAERLGRDLGADETRIVHVSHFVPAEEAFEEPLALDGERYVL; this is translated from the coding sequence ATGGAGGTCACCCTCCTCGGAACCGGCGACACGACCGGCACGCCGACCCCCGGATGCGCGTGTGACACGTGCGAGGCGGCCCGCGAGCGCGGCGTCGAGCGGTCGCGCTTCTCCGTCCACGTCCACAACGAGCGCACCGGCGAGTCGCTGCTGGTCGACGCCAGCCCGGACCTGCGCCAGCAGTTCCTCGACCACGACGTCGACCTGCCCAACGAGGTCGTCATCAGCCACATCCACTTCGACCACCTCGACGGGCTGGGCAACGCCTACCGGCTGTTCCCGGAGGTCCCGGTCCACGCCGCCGACGAGCGCGATCCGGAGACGGGCGAGAGCGTCGCCGGCACGGTCCGCCGACGCTACGACTACCTCGACACCGTCGTCGTCGAGCCACGGACGCCGTTCGAGCCCTTCGAGGCCTGTGGGCTGGAGGTGACGCTCGTTCCGGTCGACCACCCGCCGCTGGTCTGCTACGGGCTCGCCATCGAGGACCCCGAGACGGGCGCGAAGCTCTCGCTCTCGGGTGATACGGGCTACGACATCCCCGACGAATCGCTCGAGGTGCTGCGCGACCCGGACCTGCTGCTGGTCGACGGCATCGTCCCGGCGCACCTCTGCGAGTACCACCCCCTCGGCGGCTCCGACGAGGTCGACGGCGAGTTCATGACCTTCGGCACGAAGCACATGACCTTCGAGGGGGCCGAGCGCCTCGGCCGAGACCTCGGTGCCGACGAGACCCGCATCGTCCACGTCTCGCACTTCGTTCCCGCCGAGGAGGCGTTCGAGGAGCCGCTGGCGCTCGACGGCGAGCGGTACGTGCTGTAG
- a CDS encoding inorganic phosphate transporter, giving the protein MVDPLLVVGVLVSMFVAYNIGGSTTGPAFGPAVGADAISKTAAAALMAVFFFAGAWTIGRNVVTKLGTELVSDPGVFTLEASITVLFFIGVALLMGNIFGVPASTSMTAVGAIAGLGLAGGVLDLAVMGEIVIWWVVSPIIGFWVSLIIGRYFYARLNRIVAMERSTGPLFDIDRSGPIPIPSVHRTTNRRELYGTATVVAIGCLMAFSSGTSNIANAVAPLVGSDELAMNPAIIFGGIAVAIGAFTIARRTLETMGSDITELPLTAAIVVASVSSTLVVFLSWLGIPASFVVIATVSIIGLGWGRATRPMTVPEAVTADDPPRVSVDALAADEEGEELPPIGEESPERTDAGDLFNPATTARVVLMQNVVPAIATAGAYLTFRFVPIFGF; this is encoded by the coding sequence ATGGTCGACCCGCTGCTCGTCGTCGGCGTCCTCGTCTCGATGTTCGTCGCGTACAACATCGGTGGGTCGACGACCGGGCCAGCGTTCGGGCCGGCCGTCGGCGCGGACGCCATCTCGAAGACGGCCGCCGCGGCGCTGATGGCCGTCTTCTTCTTCGCCGGCGCGTGGACCATCGGGCGGAACGTCGTGACGAAGCTCGGCACCGAACTGGTCTCGGACCCCGGGGTGTTCACGCTGGAGGCGTCCATCACGGTCCTGTTCTTCATCGGCGTCGCGCTGCTGATGGGGAACATCTTCGGCGTGCCGGCCTCGACCTCGATGACGGCCGTCGGCGCCATCGCGGGTCTGGGGCTCGCGGGCGGCGTGCTGGACCTCGCCGTCATGGGCGAGATCGTCATCTGGTGGGTCGTCTCGCCGATCATCGGGTTCTGGGTGTCGCTCATCATCGGCCGGTACTTCTACGCCCGACTCAACCGCATCGTCGCGATGGAGCGCAGCACCGGCCCGCTGTTCGATATCGACCGCTCGGGACCGATACCCATCCCCAGCGTTCACCGGACGACCAATCGCCGGGAGCTGTACGGGACCGCGACGGTGGTCGCCATCGGCTGCCTGATGGCGTTCAGCTCCGGCACCTCCAACATCGCCAACGCCGTCGCGCCGCTGGTCGGGAGCGATGAGCTGGCGATGAACCCGGCCATCATCTTCGGCGGCATCGCCGTCGCCATCGGCGCGTTCACCATCGCCCGCCGCACGCTCGAGACGATGGGGAGCGACATCACGGAGCTGCCGCTGACGGCCGCCATCGTGGTCGCGTCGGTCAGCTCGACGCTGGTGGTGTTCCTCTCCTGGCTCGGCATCCCCGCGAGCTTCGTCGTCATCGCGACCGTCTCCATCATCGGGCTGGGCTGGGGTCGGGCGACCCGGCCGATGACCGTCCCGGAGGCGGTCACCGCCGACGACCCACCCCGGGTGTCGGTCGACGCGCTCGCCGCCGACGAGGAGGGCGAGGAACTGCCACCCATCGGCGAGGAGTCACCGGAGCGGACCGACGCGGGCGACCTGTTCAACCCCGCGACGACCGCCCGGGTCGTCCTGATGCAGAACGTCGTCCCCGCCATCGCCACGGCCGGAGCGTACCTCACGTTCCGGTTCGTCCCGATCTTCGGGTTCTGA
- a CDS encoding glycosyltransferase: MVYELKPPVEGSPGLLMFTHKERPYFFDPPEPLARRLVALKERYVLGMQWGAYHADVGETPYVDFQMACPGTVDWAPGADPRLIELCSRDFTPSRFRPMDVPQQWDVFSVGHPITVKRYSELLDAVRECFDRGVDLDVLLVCAIPEPPDELTGYWDTEFFEKYEADFTDAERERIDLGVPVEASFGDRPLHPIPNEVFPYLYNASRGFTLFSREEGQSKVVHEALCCGTPVVVHEDLKGGGRDKLDGTNSLQFGDVDEAADAFQALAEGDVPSFDAEPLRRELVEEFTGPVFEERVREVYADLGRPYEGDLETTDLAFKLGSHTVTLPGSMRSGNTNDLRSREAFVRFVDYKLGAETPLADRATARRADAEATVADLRASGPEALAGRVLRAVDRRVPLALHETVARAYRRVADDGPAGVSGTPDDESRS; encoded by the coding sequence ATGGTGTACGAGCTGAAGCCGCCGGTGGAGGGGTCACCGGGGCTGTTGATGTTCACCCACAAGGAGCGCCCCTACTTCTTCGACCCGCCGGAGCCGCTTGCCCGGCGGCTCGTCGCGCTGAAGGAGCGCTACGTCCTCGGGATGCAGTGGGGGGCCTACCACGCCGACGTGGGCGAGACGCCGTACGTCGACTTCCAGATGGCTTGTCCCGGGACGGTGGACTGGGCACCCGGCGCCGACCCGCGGCTCATCGAGCTGTGCTCGCGGGACTTCACGCCCTCGCGTTTCCGGCCGATGGACGTGCCCCAGCAGTGGGACGTGTTCAGCGTCGGCCACCCCATCACGGTCAAGCGGTACTCGGAACTGCTCGACGCCGTCCGCGAGTGCTTCGACCGCGGTGTCGACCTCGACGTCCTGCTCGTCTGTGCGATCCCGGAACCGCCCGACGAGCTGACCGGCTACTGGGACACCGAGTTCTTCGAGAAGTACGAGGCCGACTTCACCGACGCCGAGCGCGAGCGTATCGACCTCGGGGTACCCGTCGAGGCGTCGTTCGGCGACCGGCCGCTCCACCCCATCCCGAACGAGGTGTTCCCGTACCTCTACAACGCCTCGCGCGGGTTCACGCTGTTCTCGCGCGAGGAGGGGCAGTCGAAGGTGGTCCACGAGGCGCTCTGCTGTGGCACCCCCGTCGTCGTCCACGAGGACCTGAAGGGCGGCGGCCGGGACAAACTCGACGGGACGAACTCGCTCCAGTTCGGCGACGTGGACGAGGCGGCCGACGCCTTCCAGGCGCTCGCCGAGGGCGACGTGCCATCCTTCGACGCGGAGCCGCTCCGCCGTGAACTGGTCGAGGAGTTCACCGGCCCCGTCTTCGAGGAGCGGGTCCGCGAGGTGTACGCCGACCTCGGCCGCCCGTACGAGGGGGACCTGGAGACGACGGACCTGGCGTTCAAGCTGGGGAGCCACACGGTCACGCTGCCCGGATCGATGCGCTCGGGAAACACGAACGACCTGCGCTCGCGCGAGGCGTTCGTCCGGTTCGTCGACTACAAACTCGGGGCGGAGACGCCGCTCGCCGACCGGGCGACCGCCCGCCGGGCCGACGCCGAGGCGACGGTCGCCGACCTCCGGGCGTCCGGCCCCGAGGCGCTTGCCGGGCGCGTCCTCCGGGCGGTCGACCGTCGCGTTCCGCTGGCGCTCCACGAGACGGTCGCCCGCGCGTACCGCCGGGTCGCGGACGACGGGCCGGCAGGAGTGTCGGGGACACCCGACGACGAGAGCCGGAGTTAA
- a CDS encoding DUF445 family protein, translated as MVAGNAIGLAFGFGVLLSFVLHVVWKMARFDPDWMTTEVQRTVEETVDETVSETVEETVDETVEKTVDETVDETVEKTVEKTVEETVGETVEETVEKTVDETVEKTVDETVGETVEETVEETVEEKVGETVEETVEEKVGETVEETVEETVGETVEETVGETVEKTVEETVDEKVGETVEKTVEETVGETVEKTVDETVEETVGETVEKTVEETVEETVGETVEKTVEETVEETVGETVEKTVDETVEEKVGETVEKTVEETVEKTVDETVEEKVGETVETTVEETLGAQVESKSGEWEDRTEEEVWEDQAADGDWEDEDEREVWDDEEATDDEDAADEDVADEEDDESDASDGETADETDEDADDPEDT; from the coding sequence GTGGTCGCCGGGAACGCCATCGGACTGGCGTTCGGCTTCGGCGTCCTGCTCTCGTTCGTCCTGCACGTGGTCTGGAAGATGGCGCGGTTCGACCCGGACTGGATGACCACGGAGGTCCAGCGGACCGTCGAGGAGACGGTCGACGAGACGGTGAGCGAGACGGTCGAGGAGACCGTTGACGAGACGGTGGAGAAGACCGTGGACGAGACTGTCGACGAGACGGTGGAGAAGACCGTCGAGAAGACCGTCGAGGAGACCGTCGGCGAGACGGTGGAGGAGACGGTTGAGAAGACCGTGGATGAGACGGTCGAGAAGACAGTCGACGAGACCGTTGGCGAAACCGTCGAGGAGACCGTGGAGGAGACGGTCGAGGAGAAAGTCGGTGAGACGGTGGAGGAGACGGTCGAGGAGAAAGTCGGTGAGACGGTGGAGGAGACGGTCGAAGAGACCGTCGGTGAAACCGTCGAGGAGACCGTCGGCGAGACAGTTGAGAAGACGGTGGAGGAGACGGTCGATGAGAAGGTCGGCGAGACGGTAGAGAAGACGGTGGAAGAGACGGTCGGGGAGACGGTAGAGAAGACCGTCGACGAGACGGTGGAAGAGACGGTCGGGGAGACGGTAGAGAAGACGGTGGAGGAGACAGTTGAAGAGACAGTTGGAGAGACGGTAGAGAAGACGGTGGAGGAGACAGTTGAAGAGACAGTTGGAGAGACGGTAGAGAAGACGGTGGACGAGACAGTCGAGGAGAAGGTCGGCGAGACGGTAGAGAAGACGGTGGAAGAGACGGTGGAGAAGACGGTGGACGAGACAGTCGAGGAGAAGGTCGGCGAGACGGTCGAGACGACGGTGGAGGAGACGCTGGGGGCCCAGGTGGAATCGAAATCCGGGGAGTGGGAGGATCGGACCGAAGAGGAGGTGTGGGAGGACCAGGCCGCCGACGGCGACTGGGAGGACGAGGACGAGCGGGAGGTGTGGGACGACGAGGAGGCGACTGACGACGAGGACGCCGCCGACGAGGACGTCGCCGACGAGGAGGACGACGAGTCGGATGCTTCGGACGGGGAAACCGCCGACGAGACTGACGAAGACGCGGACGACCCGGAGGACACCTGA